Part of the Sulfobacillus acidophilus DSM 10332 genome, GACCTGATTTCCTATGTCGAACGCGGTCGCCCCATCCATACCGCCATGGTTACCGGATTCGACTCAAAGGGGGTTCCGTTGGTCGATTCCCACACGTCGGACCGCTACCATGTGCCCTGGGACTTGGGTTGGGATCGCTCGACCCGGTATATTTTGTGGCATGTCCACTATCCCAATCCGTCACGGCAAAAGACTTTGCCATAAATAGAGCGTGGCCAAACTACGCCACGGTTGAAACGGAGCCAAAACCTCCCGCACCTCCGACTCCGACGGCTTCTGTGACCACCCGTAAAGACGCTGAAGGGCCCGCTGGAGTCCTAAATCTCCGGCGGGCACCACATCCAAGCGTCCTAAACCAAAAATCAAAAAGCATTCCGCGGTCCAACGTCCAATCCCCGGCAACGGCAATAGCCGTTTCATCACCGCGTCATCCGACATCTCCTGAAACGTCTTCCCGTTCCACCCTTCGTCCGCCGCTACCGCGGCCAATGTCGTGAGATAGCGGGCTTTTGGGGCACTAAACCCGAGAGCCGTCCATTCCTCGGAAGACCAGTGCCGGAGGGTGTCCGCCCGCGGAAACACCCCCAAAGAAATGTCCTCAAACGTGATACGTCGACCGGCCCGGACGACCAACCGATCGACCAGTTTGGCGGCGACCGCCACGTGAATCTGCTGACCGATGACGGTCCGCACGAGGGATTCGAAGGGATCCCCGTCAAGAATCACGCGGTATCCGGCCCACCGACTCAACACGGTAATCCACTCCGGCCTTAAAGCCGCTTGGGCCAGAAAAGGCTCTAACGGGACCTCGACCGACAAAAGCCGACGGACCTCGGCCAATATGAGCGCCTGCCGATTGCCGACAATCGGAGACTCGACCAAGAGTCGCGGCTTTTCCACGGTACCGGAAAAGCTGACGCGCACCGGAACCGGTTCGCCTTCAACATAAAGCACCCGGGCCCACTGTCCCGCCGTCATATCGACCCAAGTGAGGGAAGTCGGCCGGGATTGGATGCGCGTCAGCATCCGGCGAAAGTCGTAAGGGGCGCGCACCTCGATAGCTTCCCGCATGAAATCCTCCACCGCTCGTTTGCTCTCATGGTGCCAAAAGCCTTGAAACTTGTCGAGGGCCTATTCACGGGACGACTCGTCTGATCGCACCACCCGCTTTTTGAGCGTTGGCCAATGCTTATCGATGACCATTTGATGAACCAACGGCATCGGTTCCGGTAATTTCCTCCGAAGGCTCTTCAGGATTTCGGCCTTCTCGTTTTCGTCCCGATGCAGCATCGGGTTCGCCTCCTCATACGATACTGCCAATTCCCGCGACCACTAATGAACAGACCAACAATCCGGCCGACAAAAGGCAATACCACCCTTTTTGCGCTAAAGGCAGGGCATTTATCGCGTAATTACGGCCTAAATCAGCCACCAATTGGGCCGTTATCGGTTCTTCCGCCGGCTGACGATTCAACGCATATAGCCGGCGAGCATCCGGCCCTAAATAGATTCGCCCAATCCGTAAAGCCTGTAACCCGGCCAGCGCACTAAAAAATAAGCCGATAAAAAACGCCAATCGATATCCGGTCATTAAAGCATGCGCTTGGGCCATGAGGGCCCCTAACCCGACGTTAAACCCTAATAGACCAATGGCTTTGGTATCTAGGGCATTAAACGTGTCAAGCTGCCAACCGATCAACCGGAGGGAATAATAGGCCAGCATAAAGTAATCATCCATCGTAACCCTCCTGCAACACTTCGGGGATTCACCATTGATCTATGTAAAAAATTCCCAAGTGTGAGGGGTTGCTACGATATCCCGAAAGACCTATTGGCCATACCCGAAATCCTGTCGTTAGAGACGGATCGGCAGAGTGCTTAACCCGCGTAACACGATATTGGAATTCCAGACCGGCAACCCCGCCAATCGGGGCTTTTCTGATCCCCAAACCAAAGGAAAGCCGATTCCGGCCTCCAGCCGGGCGAGACCGGCCCCCAAACAAAAGTGAATGCCGCGACCGAAGGCCATGTGGGGATTCGTCGGCCGATCCCACCAGAGCCCGTCCGGACGCGAAAACACGGCCGGATCATGATTGGCCGAACCGATCACCAACGTCACCCGGGATCCCTCCGGGATTTCCACGCCTCCTAACGTCAGGGATTCTCGTGCCATGCGGGCATCGATCTGAACCGGGGACGTAAACCGTAAAAGCTCTTCTACGGCACGGGCCCAATCCGTCGGTTCTTCGGCCTCTTCGGTTATCAGCGCCAACGTACCCATACTCAACAAATTGGTGGTCGTTTCATGCCCGGCCACCAACAAGAGCAGCGCCGTGGACAAGAGTTCCCCCGGACTCAATCGGTCCCCGGCTTCTTCCGCTTGGATCAGTTCGCTCAATAGATCGTTGCCCTTTTGCGTCCGCTTGGTCTCAATTAACCGGTGAAAGTAGTCGAGCAGTTCCCACCGGGCGGCTACCCCGTCTTGCCGAGCCGTGGGGGATTGCGACGGATCCAAAATTTTTGCAATACGCTGCGACCACGACCGAAACTTCGGTTGATCGCTTTTCGGCACGCCCAACAACTCCGCAATAACCAAAGCCGGCAACGGGAAAGCAAAATCCGCGACAAAGTCCCCGCCGCCCTCCGCCCGGATCTTTTGCCATAAGGCTTCGGCGGTCGCTTCGATATAGGGGGCCAGCCGGGTCAGATGACGGGGCTGGAACACCTGATTGACGAGCCCTCGAAGCCTCGTATGGGCAGGCGGATCGGACATGAGCATACTGGGCTCGATTAACGGCAAATGCCGATATTCGGCAGGAGCCGGCATCGTACCGTTCGTCGCGCCTTTTATAAAACGGCCATCTTGAAAGACTTCTCGAACGGCCGCATAATCCAATATCAGATAATGCCCGTCGGCTACCCGCCATATGGGATGCGTTTCCCGCCATTCTTGGTAGACCGGATAGGGATTGGCCATAAATTCCGCTTGGGAGAGACCTAGGTGGCTAAACCAAGACGCATCCCCAAACCAGGTTGCCATATCGTACCCCTCCTTTTGCAATGAGGCTGACCCGATTCCCACCACATTATTCTTCTTCTCCCGTAACGCCGCGTCGGCCCTTGGCGTTACAACCATGAGGAGGAAACCCTATGGGAAAATGGCGACGCCTATGGCCCTTGATGGCCCTCATCGCACTCGGTACACTCGGAGGTGTCGGCGGATCCCCGCCATCCCCGGCAATCCGGCCGGCCATCACGTTCATAGGGGGAAGTCGGCAATCTAATAGCATCTTCTCGACTCTTGGGATGTCTCCTACCGGCGCATTACTCTACGCGGATCAAAATGTCCTCGGATTATACCAAAAACGCCGGTGGCAATGGTTGACGTTCCCCGCCCCGGATCTCATCACCCACATCGTATGGACATCATCCCGCCGTGCGTTCCTTTTCCTGCAACGGGTGGGGCCACGTAATACAAGTTTTTGGCTATATGAGACCGTTGATGACGGCCGCCATTGGCGTCGTTGGGCCCGCTTATCTTCCACCGAAGCGGATCCCTGGCTGAGTGACACGATTATCCCCGTCGCCCATCACCTGGTGGCGGTGAACTCTTTAAATGCCACCTTTCAATTGAGCCAAAAAGACGCACAAATGAGTCCTAACGGCATCCATTGGAGCCCCATCCCCCATTTACCGTCCCCTTTTATCCCCACCGCGGCGGTCGCCGGTCCGGACCATGTCCTCTGGCTAGCCGGGCTCTGGGGAGCTCAACACGGGGCCGTCCTTGCCTGGACCCCCCATCACGTCCACCTCCTTCTCCAGGCTCCTCTCCCCTTAACCGGACTCGCTTGGCAAGACGGTCAACTGGTAGCCGTCGGTGGACAACCCGGTGGCAACATCCGGTTCGGTTTACCCGGCAGTCAAGTGGTCTATCTCAGTACCGACGACGGTCGTCATTGGCGGTTAATGCGGCAGGCTCAACAAGCCCATAACTTGACCGCCGTGTGGATCGCCAATACGGGTGTCCTCTATGCGACCGAAGGACAGGTGCCGCCGGGCGGAAATGGCCCAGGCTTTTGCTGTCTTTTGGTCAGTCATGACGGCGGCCAAACCTGGCACCCTATCGACCAAGGCATCATCAGCAGTCTGGCTTTCGAAACGAAAGACAAACTGGCTACCGTGACCAATGGCGTTCTCCTTTTATCGTCTGATGGCGGGAGGCATTGGAACCCCGCTTTTCCTGCCGATTTACCCGTGCTGTGGGCTTATTTTTCGGGCTCTCCACTCACCCACGGATGGGCGGAAATCAATACCGGTGAGGTTAATCGTCTTGTCCATACGGCCGGTCGGCATCATGCATGGGGAATCGGCCCGTCAATCGGTGAAACCACCCCCCTCAGTTGGTTTTCCCAGGGAATCGGCATTTTACAAAGCCCGAGCGGATCTCTGGAACGCATCGATCCGACCGGTCGGTTGCAGATCATTACGCCTCTCGCATCGTCTGTCAGCACGGGTCCTGTCAGTTTTATCTCGCCGTCCCAGGGCTGGGCCGTGATCCAACTTCCCGGCCCTAGGGCCAAAAAAGGTCCCCCCATCCAATGGTTAATGGCCACCCGGAACGGCGGCCGCCATTGGATTCGGGTAGAAACCGTCCCATACCTCACCACCCTGGTCATGATAAATTCTCGTGAAGGTTATGGCGTGGGTTTTTCGGCCTGGTACCACACGGATAACGGCGGCATGACATGGACACGTTATCCGCTTCCCCCCAACCTCTTTGTCAGTGCTTTGGCCTGGAACCCGAACGGCAGCCTTTGGATGGCTGCCACCCGCAGTCAAGGGAGCCCGGTCATTTTGATCGCACGGGGTCACACCCTTACCATCACACCCGTTCCCCGGGTCATTACCGGGCTCGGTTTTGTCAATCGCCAAAACGGGTGGGCGGTCACCGACCGCGGGTTATACGTCACCCCGGATGGTGGCCGCCGTTGGATCTTTCAACCGCTACGTTTTTCTACATTAAATGGCTTAACCTAAATGCGGATCGATGAGGGTTAGCGGGATCGCTTGCATCCAATCGTAGGAGTTGTCGAGGTACATCGTGTGGCCCACAATGACCGGATTGACGATGCCGAATCGCCCACCCGGCGTGTATTGGCCGATTTCTTGCCCCGTAAGGGGAGCTAACGCCTAACCGGGGCGTTGGCCAATCAAAAGGCTCCAATCCGCCCGTACAATATTTTTCCTTGCGATCTTGACTCTTGAACAATGCTTAACAATAATGAAATTAATAGAGTCCACCACGCCTCTTAACAATGCGAACCAGGGTGGACCATTTTATTTGGGGTTAAAACCATGGACAGGAAAGCGCCTCCTCATAAGGAGCCAAAGACCTTCACAGAACAACTCGAAATCTTGAAAGCCCGGAATATCGTGATAAAAAACGACGAACGAGCCATAGACGCACTCCGCCATATAAACTACTACAGGCTATCCGGTTACATGCTTCCCTTCAAACAGTCAAAAGAGAACGTATACGACGAAGGGACCTCTTTAGAACGCATTCTGCGCATTTATGATTTCGACCATCGACTTCGAAACCTCCTATTGAGCCTACTCGAACACATCGAAATTTCTGCAAGAACCAGCATAGCGTATCATTTGGCTCATAAACATGGTCCCTTATGTTATGAAAACCATAAGCTGTTCATAAATCTGGACCGACATCAAAAACTACTTGAAGCGATAGAAAAATCAATCAAGGACGCTCGTGCTGGCCACGAACCTTTCATCATCCACCACGACAACCGATATGACGGCAAATTGCCAATTTGGTCTTTGGTTGAGGTATTGTCCTTTGGAACTTTATCAAAGCTCTATGCGAACCTTGCAAATGAGGACAAGAAAATTATCTCAAAGACCTACTTTGGCATCCCGCCTCTTTACTTTGAAAGTTGGTTAAGAAACTTGTCCTATATACGGAATATTTGCGCCCATCATTCCCGCATCTACCATCATCCACTTACCCATCAACCGAAACTCTACGCCGACGACAAAATGTACAACGGCATTTTCGCTTCTATATTGATTGCGGGTGTACTATGTCCACGTGATCGTGACTGGGTTGCCTTTCGGGGTGGACTGGAATCCCTGGTTGAGGAATACGAGGATTCAATTGATTTAAATCACATCAAGTTTCCGCCGGATTGGAAAGACGTCCTCTACGGAACAATTTCCAAGCGTCGCCAAAGTGCAGCAGAAAGTCGAAAAGAACATCGTAAGAGCAGCCGGTCAAGTCCCTTATAGACCTACCCGAAATGAATCTTAGCCACAATCGTACCGGTCCCGGGTTTCCCCCTCACTCCGCCGAATGAGACCCCTCCCGTGCGCCACCATGAGGTCGACCAATTGCCCTTTCGGTGAATCACTTCAATTCCTCGAAAATCTTCCTTAAACATCCTTATCTTCAACTTAAAAGTGCCCTTAGGCGGCATTTTGCTCGATCGGGAGTCCCCAAAACGGGTGGGCGGTCACCGACCGCGGGTTATACGTCACCCGGGATGGTGGCCGCCGTTGGATCTTTCAACCGCTACGTTTTTCTAGATTAAATGGCTTAACCTAAATGCGGATCGATGAGGGTGAGCGGAATCGCTTGCACCCAATCGTAGGAGTTGTCGAGGTACATCGTGTGGCCCACAATGACCGGATTGACGATGCCGAATCGCCCACCAGGCGTGTATTGGCTGATTTCTTGCCCCGTGGCAGGATTTAACGCATAGATACTGGGACCGGCCGCCAACCAAAGGACCCCGTCCGCCAGGACGGCATTGCCACGACCTGCCCCCGCCGGCCCGGCTTTGGGAATGGCAAAGCTCCAGAGTACCTGACCGGTAGATTCATTGAGGGCGTAAAAGGTCGAGGTGACCGGGCTCCCCACATAGACGACCCCGTTGGCCACCATCGCCACCCCGGCTTTATAGGCTGGCGGGGCAGCCCCCCGGCCGAGATCGGTAGACCATAGCATTTGGCCGGTGGCCGCGTTCATGGCGTACACCGCTAAATTACACGTCCCGTTGGCATGGTTGAAGTCGACCACGGAATCTTGAATCACGATGCCGTTTTGGGGATCGACCGTCGGCGAATTATCTCCCATGCCGGTATTAAAGATCGCCAAATTGGTCGGCTGGGTCCATATAATCTGCCCGGTGGCCGCGTTTACGGCCACCACATGGTTGGCATCCGAGGTGCCTACGATGACTTCCCCGGCGTGGGTTTCGGGATTGTACCAGTAGTTGGGTGACGACATACTGTCAAACCCGCCCAGGTTGGTTTTCCACAAGACGTGGCCCGTGGTCGCCGACATGGCCCATAGGTTACCGCCACCGGTAGGTTGATAGACGGTGTTGCCGACGACGATAGGGGTGGCCATGGCATTACCATGAAAGTCCTGGCGCCAGACCAACCGGCCGGTTTGAGCATTAAAGGCATACAGTGCGGCATAGCCTAACCCTCGAACCAAGGGCGCCGTGCCCCCCGACAAATCGTACTTTAGTAGTTGGGAAAAGGGAAACCCGGTATCCCCGGCAGAGACAAATACCAATCCGTCCGCCACCAGCGGGTTACCCATAAGCGCATTAACGGTCGGTCCTGCCGTCCACAACACTTGTCCGGTGCGGGCATCCATGGCGTATAAATGATAGTCGTCCGATTCCGCATAGATGATACCGTTGACTGCCGTCACACCGACCGCGTTGCCCAAGTCCTGGGTCATCTTGACCGGTGCCGACCGTTCTCCCAAATTCAAAAGATCAGGATAGTTGGCACTAAAGGGAACCGCCGCCATTTCGGGAGTTTGCCAATGGACGCCGGCCGTTTCCCAAAGAGGGGCACCCGGCGGTGCCGGAAACACCGCATTATGGGTAGGTCCTCCGGCATAGCTCGTCCAGCTGGACGGAAAGCCCGCCATTTGGCTCGGCACCGGCGGGGCCACCCATTGGTTTACCGCTTTGAGTAAGGCATTGGGTGCCAGATTGTTCAGAGCGGTAACCGTATAGCCTTCCGCCTGAAGCGTCGCCACCGCGATCGAAGTCAATCCAATCGCGTACACCGCCGGCTTCCCGGCGGGGGGTTGAAACGGCTGGGTGGTTTGCGACACGGCGGGAATCGCCATTTGGCTCAAGGCTTCATTCACCGTGGGGCCCAATTGGGCCGGATTGGGCGTCGCCAACACCGGCCCGTTCAAGTGGGCCGCTAATGCCGAAGCCGCCATCCAATCCGCCGGCGGAGCATTCCCGGCTACCAATACCACCGCTTGCGTGCCGCTCGGAAAATTACGCTCCGCCATCTGGGCCATCATCGCAACCGACGGATCGGTGGGCTGAGGAGACATGGCACTGACTCCGGTTACCGCCATTAAAGAAACCATCCCTAGAATTCCGGCCGATGCCAGCATCGTCCGTCTCATGTGACCAACGCCTCCTTCGAGATATGGTAGAAACTGGCGTCACCATAGCATGACTCTCTTCTGATCCGCCATTAGTCATGGTTCTGATTTTCTCTCAGAAGGCGTTGAATTGTTCTACTAGATGAAGTATTATGACTTATCAGGAGGAGAAAAACGAGTGGAGTTGTCCCTTTATCGTCCGTTCGGGGTATCCATCTCTGTCTTTCGCCTAGTTCTCCCCGTCCTATGTTTCATCGCCGTCATCAGTCACCCTCATTTCGCCTTTTGGGCGGTAACCATTGGGGTCGTCACTTTTATCGACGCCTTGACCCAATGGCGCTGGGGCAAAACCCCGGACGACCCCCATGTGCTCCGGCATTGGACATGGCGGGATGCCGGGTATGCGCTATGGTTTTATCTCGCCTATTTGAAAGATGCTCAGGTACCCGCTTTATTGTTGGCACCTCTGGTCATTATGGAAGCATACTTCGCCTATCCTCGGCGTTTTACCCTTTGGTTCATGGCTATTGAAGGAATTCTCTTGGGCATTCGGATGAGCGTCATGGCTTGGTTGGGTCATCCCTTGATTCATCCCGGATGGCCGATTGGCATCATATTAGCCACCGGGATAGCGTGCCTATTAGCGGGAACAATCCAAGAACGGCATCACGCTCTGGTCAAGTCGGCACGGGTGCAACAGCACGCTCGATGGGTGGTTTCGTCCATTTTACATCACACCGGACAATTAACCGGAATCGGAGAACTCTTGGCCTTATCCCAGAGATGGGAACATCTGGTCACAACGGAACCTGAACTCCCCGATCCGCGCCTATGCCAAGAACTCGCTCAGCAATTGGCCGGATTAATCCTGATGGTCGAGCGACAACAACAACTCTTAACCGAACGCGAACGGGACGTACTGCAGCTGATCCAAAAAGGCTTAAGTTACCGGGAAATTGCCACCCGTTTACGGGTCAGCGACGGCACGGTTCGCGCCCATGCAGGAAATCTGATGCGTAAAGCCAACGTCCACACCCGTCAGGAATTGGTCGACTGGGCACAAAGCCATTATCTACTACCAAAACCGTTAGATACGGAAAGGAGAACTTAGCGTCTAAAAAACCAGAGATTTATCGAATCGGCCCCGTGATCCACCTTCGCTTTGGCAGTGCCCTTTATCCGTTGACAACGCCAA contains:
- a CDS encoding DNA-3-methyladenine glycosylase II (PFAM: HhH-GPD superfamily base excision DNA repair protein~COGs: COG0122 3-methyladenine DNA glycosylase/8-oxoguanine DNA glycosylase~InterPro IPR003265~KEGG: bbe:BBR47_09260 DNA-3-methyladenine glycosylase II~PFAM: HhH-GPD domain~PRIAM: DNA-3-methyladenine glycosylase II~SMART: HhH-GPD domain~SPTR: Putative DNA-3-methyladenine glycosylase II), whose protein sequence is MREAIEVRAPYDFRRMLTRIQSRPTSLTWVDMTAGQWARVLYVEGEPVPVRVSFSGTVEKPRLLVESPIVGNRQALILAEVRRLLSVEVPLEPFLAQAALRPEWITVLSRWAGYRVILDGDPFESLVRTVIGQQIHVAVAAKLVDRLVVRAGRRITFEDISLGVFPRADTLRHWSSEEWTALGFSAPKARYLTTLAAVAADEGWNGKTFQEMSDDAVMKRLLPLPGIGRWTAECFLIFGLGRLDVVPAGDLGLQRALQRLYGWSQKPSESEVREVLAPFQPWRSLATLYLWQSLLP
- a CDS encoding Peroxidase (PFAM: Cytochrome P450~COGs: COG2124 Cytochrome P450~InterPro IPR001128~KEGG: hoh:Hoch_5532 cytochrome P450~PFAM: Cytochrome P450~PRIAM: Peroxidase~SPTR: Cytochrome P450) is translated as MATWFGDASWFSHLGLSQAEFMANPYPVYQEWRETHPIWRVADGHYLILDYAAVREVFQDGRFIKGATNGTMPAPAEYRHLPLIEPSMLMSDPPAHTRLRGLVNQVFQPRHLTRLAPYIEATAEALWQKIRAEGGGDFVADFAFPLPALVIAELLGVPKSDQPKFRSWSQRIAKILDPSQSPTARQDGVAARWELLDYFHRLIETKRTQKGNDLLSELIQAEEAGDRLSPGELLSTALLLLVAGHETTTNLLSMGTLALITEEAEEPTDWARAVEELLRFTSPVQIDARMARESLTLGGVEIPEGSRVTLVIGSANHDPAVFSRPDGLWWDRPTNPHMAFGRGIHFCLGAGLARLEAGIGFPLVWGSEKPRLAGLPVWNSNIVLRGLSTLPIRL
- a CDS encoding hypothetical protein (PFAM: BNR/Asp-box repeat~SPTR: Putative glycosyl hydrolase, BNR repeat), whose amino-acid sequence is MGKWRRLWPLMALIALGTLGGVGGSPPSPAIRPAITFIGGSRQSNSIFSTLGMSPTGALLYADQNVLGLYQKRRWQWLTFPAPDLITHIVWTSSRRAFLFLQRVGPRNTSFWLYETVDDGRHWRRWARLSSTEADPWLSDTIIPVAHHLVAVNSLNATFQLSQKDAQMSPNGIHWSPIPHLPSPFIPTAAVAGPDHVLWLAGLWGAQHGAVLAWTPHHVHLLLQAPLPLTGLAWQDGQLVAVGGQPGGNIRFGLPGSQVVYLSTDDGRHWRLMRQAQQAHNLTAVWIANTGVLYATEGQVPPGGNGPGFCCLLVSHDGGQTWHPIDQGIISSLAFETKDKLATVTNGVLLLSSDGGRHWNPAFPADLPVLWAYFSGSPLTHGWAEINTGEVNRLVHTAGRHHAWGIGPSIGETTPLSWFSQGIGILQSPSGSLERIDPTGRLQIITPLASSVSTGPVSFISPSQGWAVIQLPGPRAKKGPPIQWLMATRNGGRHWIRVETVPYLTTLVMINSREGYGVGFSAWYHTDNGGMTWTRYPLPPNLFVSALAWNPNGSLWMAATRSQGSPVILIARGHTLTITPVPRVITGLGFVNRQNGWAVTDRGLYVTPDGGRRWIFQPLRFSTLNGLT
- a CDS encoding Abi family protein (PFAM: Abi-like protein~COGs: COG4823 Abortive infection bacteriophage resistance protein~InterPro IPR011664~KEGG: clj:CLJU_c32730 AbiF-like protein~PFAM: Abortive infection bacteriophage resistance related~SPTR: Abi family protein;~manually curated) — its product is MDRKAPPHKEPKTFTEQLEILKARNIVIKNDERAIDALRHINYYRLSGYMLPFKQSKENVYDEGTSLERILRIYDFDHRLRNLLLSLLEHIEISARTSIAYHLAHKHGPLCYENHKLFINLDRHQKLLEAIEKSIKDARAGHEPFIIHHDNRYDGKLPIWSLVEVLSFGTLSKLYANLANEDKKIISKTYFGIPPLYFESWLRNLSYIRNICAHHSRIYHHPLTHQPKLYADDKMYNGIFASILIAGVLCPRDRDWVAFRGGLESLVEEYEDSIDLNHIKFPPDWKDVLYGTISKRRQSAAESRKEHRKSSRSSPL
- a CDS encoding Pyrrolo-quinoline quinone repeat-containing protein (PFAM: PQQ enzyme repeat~COGs: COG1520 FOG: WD40-like repeat~InterPro IPR002372:IPR018391~KEGG: sto:ST2470 hypothetical protein~PFAM: Pyrrolo-quinoline quinone repeat~SMART: Pyrrolo-quinoline quinone beta-propeller repeat~SPTR: Putative uncharacterized protein), yielding MRRTMLASAGILGMVSLMAVTGVSAMSPQPTDPSVAMMAQMAERNFPSGTQAVVLVAGNAPPADWMAASALAAHLNGPVLATPNPAQLGPTVNEALSQMAIPAVSQTTQPFQPPAGKPAVYAIGLTSIAVATLQAEGYTVTALNNLAPNALLKAVNQWVAPPVPSQMAGFPSSWTSYAGGPTHNAVFPAPPGAPLWETAGVHWQTPEMAAVPFSANYPDLLNLGERSAPVKMTQDLGNAVGVTAVNGIIYAESDDYHLYAMDARTGQVLWTAGPTVNALMGNPLVADGLVFVSAGDTGFPFSQLLKYDLSGGTAPLVRGLGYAALYAFNAQTGRLVWRQDFHGNAMATPIVVGNTVYQPTGGGNLWAMSATTGHVLWKTNLGGFDSMSSPNYWYNPETHAGEVIVGTSDANHVVAVNAATGQIIWTQPTNLAIFNTGMGDNSPTVDPQNGIVIQDSVVDFNHANGTCNLAVYAMNAATGQMLWSTDLGRGAAPPAYKAGVAMVANGVVYVGSPVTSTFYALNESTGQVLWSFAIPKAGPAGAGRGNAVLADGVLWLAAGPSIYALNPATGQEISQYTPGGRFGIVNPVIVGHTMYLDNSYDWVQAIPLTLIDPHLG
- a CDS encoding transcriptional regulator, LuxR family (PFAM: Bacterial regulatory proteins, luxR family~COGs: COG2197 Response regulator containing a CheY-like receiver domain and an HTH DNA-binding domain~InterPro IPR000792~KEGG: bts:Btus_2477 transcriptional regulator, LuxR family~PFAM: Transcription regulator LuxR, C-terminal~SMART: Transcription regulator LuxR, C-terminal~SPTR: Transcriptional regulator, LuxR family), whose amino-acid sequence is MELSLYRPFGVSISVFRLVLPVLCFIAVISHPHFAFWAVTIGVVTFIDALTQWRWGKTPDDPHVLRHWTWRDAGYALWFYLAYLKDAQVPALLLAPLVIMEAYFAYPRRFTLWFMAIEGILLGIRMSVMAWLGHPLIHPGWPIGIILATGIACLLAGTIQERHHALVKSARVQQHARWVVSSILHHTGQLTGIGELLALSQRWEHLVTTEPELPDPRLCQELAQQLAGLILMVERQQQLLTERERDVLQLIQKGLSYREIATRLRVSDGTVRAHAGNLMRKANVHTRQELVDWAQSHYLLPKPLDTERRT